One Campylobacter sp. RM16192 genomic region harbors:
- the groES gene encoding co-chaperone GroES translates to MNFQPLGKRVLVERLEDVKTTATGIIIPDNAKEKPLSGKVLAVGSEVECVKAGDEVVFGKYAGTEITLEAKTYLVLNLDDVLGVIK, encoded by the coding sequence ATGAATTTTCAACCATTAGGCAAGCGTGTATTAGTTGAACGCCTTGAGGACGTTAAAACAACAGCAACAGGTATTATTATACCTGACAATGCTAAAGAAAAACCTTTAAGTGGCAAAGTTTTAGCTGTGGGCAGCGAAGTTGAGTGCGTAAAAGCGGGCGATGAAGTAGTGTTTGGAAAATATGCTGGAACAGAGATCACACTTGAAGCAAAAACATATCTTGTACTAAATTTAGATGATGTTTTGGGCGTTATAAAATAA
- the groL gene encoding chaperonin GroEL (60 kDa chaperone family; promotes refolding of misfolded polypeptides especially under stressful conditions; forms two stacked rings of heptamers to form a barrel-shaped 14mer; ends can be capped by GroES; misfolded proteins enter the barrel where they are refolded when GroES binds): MAKEIFFSDEARNRLYEGVRKLNDAVKVTMGPRGRNVLIQKSFGAPAITKDGVSVAKEVELKDALENMGAGLVREVASKTADEAGDGTTTATVLANAIFKEGLRNITAGANPIEVKRGMDKEAAAIIAELKAMARKVTDKKEIAQVATISANSDSTIGNLIADAMEKVGKDGVITVEEAKSIHDELNVVEGMQFDRGYLSPYFITNAEKMQVELSNPYILLFDKKITNLKELLPILEQIQKTGKPLLIIAEDIEGEALATLVVNKLRGVLNISAVKAPGFGDRRKAMLEDIAILTGGQVISEELGRTLDGATLNDLGQASTVVIDKDNTTIVNGAGDKAGIDARITQIKAQIAETTSDYDKEKLQERLAKLSGGVAVIKVGAATETEMKEKKDRVDDALSATKAAVEEGIVIGGGAAFIQASARVKLDLSGDEAIGAAIVRRALTAPLRQIAENAGFDAGVVANAVSTSKDANFGFNAATGEYVNMFEAGIIDPVKVERVALQNAVSVSSLLLTTEATISELKEDKPTMPAMPDMGGMGGMGGMM, translated from the coding sequence ATGGCAAAAGAGATATTTTTTTCAGATGAGGCTAGAAATAGGCTATATGAGGGTGTAAGAAAGCTAAATGACGCTGTAAAAGTGACAATGGGGCCACGCGGCAGAAACGTGCTTATACAAAAGAGTTTCGGCGCTCCTGCTATCACAAAAGACGGTGTAAGCGTAGCTAAAGAGGTTGAGTTAAAAGATGCGCTTGAAAATATGGGTGCAGGTTTAGTGCGCGAAGTAGCTAGCAAGACTGCCGATGAGGCTGGAGACGGCACTACTACAGCAACCGTTCTTGCAAACGCTATCTTTAAAGAGGGTCTTAGAAACATCACTGCTGGTGCAAATCCGATCGAAGTAAAACGCGGTATGGATAAAGAAGCAGCTGCTATCATAGCTGAGCTAAAAGCTATGGCAAGAAAAGTAACTGATAAAAAAGAGATCGCTCAAGTAGCTACAATCTCTGCAAATTCAGACTCTACTATCGGTAATCTAATCGCTGATGCTATGGAAAAAGTAGGCAAAGACGGCGTTATAACAGTAGAAGAGGCTAAATCAATCCACGATGAGCTAAATGTGGTTGAAGGTATGCAGTTTGACCGCGGATATCTAAGTCCGTATTTCATCACAAATGCCGAGAAAATGCAAGTAGAACTAAGCAATCCTTATATATTGCTTTTTGATAAGAAGATTACAAATTTAAAAGAGCTTTTGCCTATATTAGAGCAAATTCAAAAGACAGGCAAGCCACTTTTAATCATCGCTGAAGATATCGAGGGTGAAGCTCTTGCTACACTTGTTGTAAACAAACTTCGCGGTGTGCTAAACATCTCTGCTGTTAAGGCTCCTGGCTTTGGCGACAGAAGAAAAGCGATGCTTGAGGATATCGCCATTCTAACAGGCGGTCAAGTGATTAGCGAAGAGCTTGGTAGAACTCTTGATGGAGCTACACTTAATGACCTAGGACAAGCTTCAACTGTTGTTATAGATAAAGACAACACTACGATCGTAAACGGTGCAGGTGACAAGGCGGGAATCGATGCTAGAATCACTCAGATCAAAGCTCAAATCGCAGAGACTACAAGTGACTATGATAAAGAAAAACTTCAAGAGCGTCTTGCAAAACTAAGTGGCGGCGTGGCTGTTATTAAAGTAGGTGCCGCAACCGAAACTGAGATGAAAGAGAAAAAAGACCGCGTAGATGACGCACTAAGCGCTACAAAAGCTGCCGTAGAAGAGGGCATCGTAATCGGCGGTGGTGCTGCATTTATCCAAGCAAGCGCAAGAGTAAAGCTTGATCTAAGTGGCGATGAGGCAATCGGTGCGGCTATCGTAAGACGCGCTTTAACTGCTCCACTTCGCCAAATAGCTGAAAACGCAGGCTTTGACGCAGGTGTTGTTGCAAATGCAGTTAGCACAAGTAAAGATGCAAATTTCGGCTTTAACGCTGCTACAGGCGAGTATGTAAATATGTTTGAAGCAGGCATCATTGACCCTGTTAAGGTTGAGCGTGTAGCACTTCAAAATGCGGTTAGCGTTTCAAGCCTTCTTCTTACAACTGAGGCTACTATAAGCGAATTAAAAGAGGATAAGCCTACAATGCCAGCAATGCCTGATATGGGCGGAATGGGTGGCATGGGCGGAATGATGTAA
- a CDS encoding cysteine ABC transporter substrate-binding protein, with protein sequence MRKFMLSFLAIFATVFLTAHVAEANDTLAKIKERGYVRIGVFSDKPPFGYVDKNGKNQGYDIYFAKRIAKDLLGDESKVKFELVEAASRVEFLVADKVDIILANFTHTKERARVVDFALPYMKVSLGIVSPEGKVIKDINELKGKKLIVNKGTTADAYFTKKHPDIELLKYDQNTETFGALLDKRGVALAHDNALLFAWAKENPGFVVGIESLGDVDAIAPAVKKGNKALLEWINNEIIELGKENFFHKAYDATLKPIYGDSVNPKSLVVEGGKL encoded by the coding sequence ATGAGAAAATTTATGCTTTCATTTTTGGCAATCTTCGCCACTGTATTTTTAACAGCTCACGTAGCCGAAGCAAACGACACTTTAGCCAAAATAAAAGAGCGCGGATACGTGCGCATAGGAGTTTTTAGCGACAAACCTCCATTTGGATATGTCGATAAAAATGGCAAAAATCAGGGATATGATATCTACTTTGCAAAACGTATAGCAAAAGATCTGCTTGGCGACGAAAGCAAGGTAAAATTTGAGCTTGTAGAGGCTGCTAGTAGGGTTGAATTTTTAGTTGCTGACAAAGTTGATATTATTCTAGCCAATTTTACACATACAAAAGAGCGCGCTAGAGTAGTTGATTTCGCACTTCCCTATATGAAAGTATCACTTGGCATAGTTAGTCCTGAAGGTAAAGTCATAAAAGACATAAACGAGCTAAAAGGCAAAAAATTGATCGTAAATAAAGGAACTACAGCTGATGCGTACTTCACAAAAAAACATCCTGATATTGAGCTTTTAAAATATGATCAAAATACAGAGACATTTGGCGCACTATTAGATAAAAGAGGTGTAGCCCTAGCTCACGATAATGCCCTACTTTTCGCATGGGCTAAAGAAAATCCTGGCTTTGTAGTAGGTATAGAGTCGCTTGGCGATGTAGATGCAATAGCACCTGCAGTCAAAAAAGGCAACAAAGCTCTACTTGAGTGGATAAATAATGAAATAATCGAACTTGGAAAAGAAAATTTCTTTCACAAAGCATACGATGCCACACTTAAACCAATATATGGTGATAGTGTAAATCCGAAATCTCTTGTAGTAGAAGGTGGAAAATTATAA
- a CDS encoding amino acid ABC transporter ATP-binding protein produces MDKYILQLKNLDKFYGQTKALKNINLNVKSGEVVVILGPSGCGKSTTLRCINGLEHIENGEIIIHNQVITKDFKDWTKIRQYVGMVFQSYELFDHMNVIDNILLGPIKAQKRDKKEVEKEADMWLAKVGLSSKKYSYPKELSGGQKQRIAIVRALCMNPDLMLFDEVTAALDPEIVREVLDVIINLAKDGMTMLIVTHEMEFARAVADRIIFMDAGEIVEENTPNEFFTSPKTERAKKFLNLFSF; encoded by the coding sequence ATGGACAAATATATCTTACAACTCAAAAATTTGGATAAATTTTACGGACAGACTAAGGCACTTAAAAATATAAATTTAAATGTAAAAAGTGGCGAAGTTGTCGTTATCTTAGGACCTTCAGGTTGTGGCAAAAGCACTACGCTTAGATGCATAAACGGTTTAGAACATATTGAAAATGGAGAGATAATAATCCACAATCAAGTAATCACAAAAGACTTTAAGGACTGGACTAAAATTAGGCAATATGTAGGCATGGTCTTTCAAAGCTATGAATTATTTGACCATATGAACGTAATAGATAATATCCTACTAGGGCCGATAAAGGCACAAAAAAGAGATAAAAAAGAGGTAGAAAAAGAAGCTGACATGTGGCTAGCAAAAGTTGGCTTAAGCAGTAAAAAATACTCATATCCCAAGGAGTTAAGCGGTGGTCAAAAACAAAGAATAGCAATAGTAAGAGCGCTTTGTATGAACCCAGACCTAATGCTATTTGATGAGGTTACGGCAGCCCTTGATCCTGAAATTGTACGTGAAGTACTAGACGTAATAATAAATTTAGCCAAAGATGGCATGACAATGCTAATTGTAACTCATGAAATGGAATTTGCTCGTGCCGTTGCAGACCGCATAATATTTATGGATGCCGGTGAAATAGTAGAAGAAAATACACCTAACGAATTTTTTACAAGTCCAAAAACGGAACGTGCAAAGAAATTTCTAAATCTATTTTCATTTTAA
- a CDS encoding amino acid ABC transporter permease has product MRLGGGLIVSLEISIISIVISVFGGLFMGVLMSSKNKFIYWICKICLEIVRIMPTIVWLFIFYFGVSRALGLHISAFAASLLVFSVWGVFEMMDIVRGAITSIPKHQFESASSLGLNKAQIYIYVIIPLAMRRLVPGAVNLLSRMIKTTSIVVLIGVVEVVKVGQQIIENHVFTNNMAPFWIYGFIFFLYFIICYPISKLSKRLEERWG; this is encoded by the coding sequence ATGCGCCTTGGCGGAGGACTTATAGTAAGCCTTGAAATCTCTATAATATCGATAGTTATTTCTGTATTTGGCGGTTTATTTATGGGCGTTTTAATGAGTTCAAAAAATAAATTTATATATTGGATTTGCAAAATTTGCCTTGAAATAGTCCGTATTATGCCTACTATAGTATGGTTGTTTATATTTTACTTCGGAGTAAGCAGAGCTTTAGGGCTTCATATCAGTGCATTTGCGGCTTCGCTTTTAGTATTTAGCGTTTGGGGAGTATTTGAGATGATGGATATAGTGCGAGGTGCGATAACTTCAATACCTAAGCATCAATTTGAAAGCGCATCATCACTCGGACTGAATAAGGCTCAAATTTACATATATGTCATCATCCCTCTTGCTATGCGCCGTCTGGTACCTGGAGCCGTAAATTTACTAAGCAGGATGATAAAAACAACCTCAATAGTAGTATTAATAGGAGTCGTTGAAGTCGTCAAAGTCGGCCAGCAGATTATAGAAAATCACGTATTTACAAATAATATGGCGCCGTTTTGGATATACGGCTTTATATTTTTTCTATATTTTATTATATGTTATCCTATTTCAAAGCTTTCAAAGCGACTTGAAGAGAGATGGGGCTAG
- a CDS encoding amino acid ABC transporter permease translates to MDFEFIAEFYPMYIKAGILTLKLAFYGILISIIIGILCMATKFYKIKFLNPIVDGYVELSRNTPLLIQLFFLYYGLPKLGISLSSFSCAVIGLAFLGGSYMAESFRLGFESVKRSQLEAGLSVGLNQNQLLMYVILPQAFGVALPSISANIIFLLKETSIVSIVALADLVYVAKDIIGLYYMTDEALFMLVISYLIIILPTSLLLTWLEKRMKRARS, encoded by the coding sequence ATGGATTTTGAATTTATAGCTGAATTCTATCCTATGTACATAAAGGCTGGGATTCTAACACTAAAGCTCGCATTTTACGGTATTTTAATCTCTATTATTATAGGGATTTTATGTATGGCGACTAAATTTTATAAGATCAAATTTTTAAATCCTATAGTAGACGGATACGTAGAGCTTAGTCGAAATACACCGTTACTTATTCAGCTATTTTTCCTTTATTACGGACTGCCAAAACTTGGAATTAGCCTAAGTTCATTTTCTTGTGCTGTCATAGGACTTGCCTTTCTTGGAGGAAGCTATATGGCAGAAAGTTTTAGATTGGGATTTGAATCGGTAAAACGATCTCAGCTTGAAGCCGGGCTTAGCGTAGGACTAAATCAAAATCAACTTCTTATGTACGTTATATTGCCTCAAGCATTTGGAGTTGCTCTTCCTAGCATAAGCGCAAACATCATCTTTCTACTAAAAGAGACATCAATAGTTAGCATAGTAGCACTTGCTGACCTTGTATATGTAGCAAAAGATATAATAGGCTTATACTACATGACCGACGAAGCGCTATTTATGCTAGTTATCAGCTATCTTATAATTATTTTGCCAACTTCACTTCTTTTAACTTGGCTTGAAAAAAGGATGAAGCGTGCAAGGAGCTAG
- a CDS encoding c-type cytochrome: MKNSFLLMAVPFVLTSSFAFDAAKDKAKGAYPFEVKVQEFKLPVGIDENGVIDEAKLGDSPYAKTVIFGSKLLNETSRYLGPMAKDEKKRFAGNNLSCSSCHSKGGVEPGHSPFVGITARFPQYNSRADQVVTLQDRINGCFQRSMSGKPIPANSKEMRAMVTYMHWLSTGYEVGAKVKGQGLVKAEYIDRAADPKKGKEIYAARCAACHGENGEGMVNPDFANGGDYYVFPALWGKDSYNTGAGMYRLIKGAQYVKSTMPQGDATLTWEEAYDVTAYMNSHERPIKQGREKDFPDLDIKPMDMDVGPYNDGFDENAHRFGPYKPMLKK; encoded by the coding sequence ATGAAGAATAGTTTTCTACTCATGGCTGTGCCGTTTGTGCTAACAAGCTCTTTTGCATTTGATGCAGCAAAAGACAAGGCTAAGGGTGCCTATCCATTTGAGGTTAAAGTTCAGGAATTTAAGCTTCCTGTGGGAATTGACGAAAACGGCGTAATAGACGAAGCTAAACTTGGTGACTCTCCTTATGCAAAAACCGTTATATTTGGCTCAAAGCTATTAAACGAAACTTCAAGATACCTTGGCCCTATGGCAAAAGATGAGAAAAAGCGCTTTGCTGGCAACAATCTATCCTGTTCAAGTTGTCACTCAAAAGGCGGAGTTGAGCCAGGGCACTCTCCTTTCGTAGGAATTACAGCTAGATTTCCTCAATACAACTCAAGAGCAGATCAGGTCGTAACTCTTCAAGACCGCATAAACGGCTGCTTCCAACGCTCAATGTCAGGCAAGCCGATCCCTGCAAACTCAAAAGAGATGCGCGCGATGGTAACTTACATGCACTGGCTATCAACAGGATACGAAGTGGGCGCAAAGGTTAAAGGTCAAGGACTAGTTAAGGCTGAGTATATAGACCGCGCCGCCGATCCTAAAAAAGGTAAAGAAATTTACGCCGCTAGATGTGCTGCGTGCCACGGAGAAAACGGCGAAGGTATGGTAAATCCTGACTTTGCAAACGGCGGAGATTATTATGTATTCCCAGCTCTTTGGGGTAAAGATAGCTATAACACTGGAGCTGGCATGTACCGCCTCATAAAAGGCGCTCAGTATGTCAAATCAACGATGCCTCAAGGCGATGCGACCCTAACTTGGGAAGAGGCTTACGACGTGACAGCCTATATGAACTCACACGAAAGACCGATCAAACAAGGCCGCGAGAAAGACTTCCCTGATCTTGATATCAAACCTATGGATATGGACGTAGGACCTTACAACGACGGATTTGACGAGAACGCTCATAGATTTGGACCTTACAAACCTATGCTTAAAAAATAA
- a CDS encoding CBU_0592 family membrane protein, giving the protein MDIFQFIGFLGMICIVLAYFFLQIGKMTSADLSYQFINLAGAILLIISLFVHFNLGSFLIEVFWIFITLYGIFKIYKDKREVKE; this is encoded by the coding sequence ATGGATATTTTTCAATTTATCGGATTTTTAGGCATGATTTGCATCGTGCTTGCATATTTTTTTCTCCAGATTGGCAAGATGACAAGCGCTGATTTAAGCTATCAGTTCATAAATTTAGCAGGAGCTATACTGCTTATCATCTCGCTTTTCGTACATTTTAATTTAGGTTCATTTTTGATAGAAGTATTTTGGATTTTTATAACACTATATGGAATTTTTAAAATTTATAAAGATAAAAGAGAAGTTAAGGAGTAA